From Dysgonomonadaceae bacterium PH5-43:
AAGCTCTACCTTTGTCTCTCTCATAACTCATAATTAATAATTCATAACTAATTAATGTATGGACAAAAAAGCATTAACAGAGAAAGCGAAATCACATTTACAGGTATTATGCTCCGAAATTGGCGAACGCCGGGTTGGGAGTGAGAAGAACCGCAAAGCAACAGCTTACGCAAAGAGAGTATTAGATGACTTAGGTTGGATAACAGAATCAACCGAATTGTCGGTTATAGATTGGAAAACTGATGGAGCAACGCTAATATGCAACGGAGAATCATTTGAAGTCTTTTCTTCCGAATACTCTTTAGGCTGTTCCGTAAAAGGCGAACTGATTGCCATGAATACCATCGAGCAATTGGAACAAACCGACATTAAGGATAAAATCGTTCTCTTATACGGAGACATTGCCTCCCAACAAATTGCTCCGAAGAACTTCCCCTTTTGGAATCCAGAAGAACATCAACACATTGTTTCTCTATTGGAGAAAGGCAATCCGCAAGCACTCATTTGTGCCACGGAACGAAATGCAATAAGTGCAGGTGGTGTTTACCCCTTCCCTTTGTTTGAAGATGGAGACTTCGACATTCCATCGGTTTACATTAAAGATACCGAAGGAGAAAAACTACTTATATATGCAGGTCAGACAGTAGAATTGGAATCAAAAGCTATCCGTATCCCCGAAACAGCATTTAACGTAATTGCTCGGAACAATACAGAATCTAAGAACCGGATTGTTATTACCGCCCACATAGATACCAAAATCGGTACGCCGGGAGCAATCGACAATGGTACAGGCGTAACCATCGTCTTATTGCTGGCTGAACTACTTAAAGAATATTCTTTCAAATATCCGATAGAATTAGTCATCTTTAATGGAGAAGACTATTACGGTGCACCGGGACAAGTGAAATATATGAAGCAGAACACCGGAACGTTCAGCGACATACTACTAAACATAAACATTGACGGAGCCGGATACAAAGAAGGACTTTCCTGTTTCTCCGTATTCGATCTTCCCGAGAATCTTCTCGATACACTACACGAAGTACTTTGGGATACTCCCGAAATAGTAGAAGGATTACCATGGTATCAGGGCGACCATAGTATGTTCCTGCAAAACGGTTGTCCGGCAATCGCCGTCAGTTCGCAATGGTTTATCGAGAATTTCGAGACACAGGAACTAACACATACTCCCAAAGATAACTTGAGTGTTGTAAATTACGAACGGGTGGCAGAGTGTGCTTTGGGTATAGCGGAACTGATACGGAAATTATAAATTCTGCTGTTAATAAAAAGATGCCTATTTTGGACAACTATATCCGAAATAGGCATCGTATCTTTGTGGTATGAATCAAGTTGATCAACAATACTGCCAGAGTTGCGGAATGCCCCTCCGTTTCGATGTGGAAGAATATCTGGGAACTAATCCCGATCATTCCCATAGCGATGAATATTGTTATTATTGTTTGAAAGACGGTGAATATACTGTCGATATCCCGATGGATGAGATGGTAGATATATGGGTAAAGTATACCGATAAATACAACTGGTATTCCAATACGAACTATACCCCTCTGGAATTAAGAACGTTGTTGAATAAACGGCTCCCTACCTTGAAACGTTGGCGACAAAAGGAAGAAACGGCAAATATTCATCACGAAACAATCAATCGGATTAGAACCCATATAGATCACAATCTGTTCTCCGAATTGAATCCTGAGCGACTTGCCGTTATTGCCAACCTCTCTTTCTTTCACTTTCGCAGGGTGTTCCAACATGTGACCGGAGAAAATATTGGCACATACATTCAACGCCTACGGTTGGAGTACATTGCCCATCTCTTGATTGTGACCAATCAATCTATCAACGACATACAGCAGCAAACCAATTATCACACCAAATTCAGTCTGGCTAAGGCTTTTAAGAAGCATTTTGGCATTTCCATGTCAGAATATCGGGCAAGATATTATTCAAAAGAGAACCAATACCTACCGGATGATTTATTGAAAGTAAACATTAAGCGGATTAATACCCAAAAGGCTATCTGTCTGGATGTGCATGGTGCTTTTCGAAACGAACAAAGTTATCAGCACATTTGGCAACAACTGACACATTACAGAGAAAAGCATTTGCCGAAAACGAAAGATTCTTTCTTTATAAGTATCAGCCGGGATAACCCACAGGTTACGTCAGCCGATCTGCGACGTTTATATATTGGGATTATTACAGGAGAAGGCATAAAGCCCGAAGGCAAATTCTTCCTGCAAGAACTTTCCGGAGGCATGTATGCCGCTTTTATTCATAAAGGGAGCTACTCTCATTTGCCGGAAGTATATAAAAGTATTTACGAACAGTGGCTTCCGAGCAGCCGATATATCCAAAAGAGTCCGCAATCTTTTGAGGTGTATCTGAATACGCCCGATGAGGTGATAGAAGAGAATTTAATAACAGAAATTTATATACCCATAGATAATAAATAGCATAAAGATTATGGCAAAGTTTACAGACATTATGCTCCTGCAGCAACCCCAACAACACGCCTTGGTTATTGAACGTCAAGGCGATATGGCAACATTCGGCAAACTGATAGCCGATGGTTTTGCGGAAATAAGTGCTTACCTGAAAGAAGAGGGAGAACTCCCGTCCGACATCCCTTGTGTAGAATATCCTGCATTTAACGAAATGACCGAGAATAACATTCGTATGGTGATAAGCTGTTATACATCTAAACCATTTGCAGGGAAAGGCGATATCCAAAGCATCATTATTCCTGAAAGGAAAGTTGTAGCCTGTCTATATAAAGGTTCGTATGAGGAACAGGCCAAACTATACAATGAGATGATGGAATGGATTAAAGAGAACGGCTTTGAAGGTACAGGTTCCAGCATAGAACATTATTATACCGCGCCGGAAGTGCCGCAAGAAGAACAGATCACCCGAATAATTATGCCATTATGTTAGAACTCCCCGAAGTAATCACCCTCAGCAGACAAGCGAACGATACCCTGAAAGGAAAAAGAATCACGCAGGTTTTCAACGCCACTAAGCCGCATAAATTTACCTTCTACAACAGCAATCCGTTGGAATACGGTAAACTCTTGACTGGCAAAACCATATTGTCTTCGCAAGGCTATGGTATGTTTGTCGATTTTCTCTTGTCGGACCAGGTAATGATGAATATCGGCGATGGTGTAAATGTCCGCTACTATGAGCCAGGCAGTAAAATACCTGCCAATTATCAACTATTACTGACGTTTGATGATGAGTCGTTTCTTGTCTTCAGCGTTGCCATGTATGGCTTTATCAATGCCTATCCCGATGGCACTATCGACAATAAATACTATACCCTGAGTAAAGGAAGCATCTCCCCATTGAGCGACCAATATACCCCGACGCAGTTCGAGAAGCTTTTCTCAGAAGCCAAGAAAACACTTTCAGCCAAAGCTCTTCTTGCTACCGAACAACGCATCCCCGGTGTCGGCAATGGTGTAACACAAGACATACTGTTCAATGCCCGCATCAACCCAAAACAAAAGGTATTGACATTATCCGACCCCCAGAAAGAGACCCTGTTCAATTCTCTGAAAGACACCTTACAGGAAATGACTTTCGAGGGAGGACGAGATACACAGACAGATCTTTACGGCAATAATGGCAATTACCAAACCATCCTGTCAGCTAAAACATGGAAGAACGGTTGCCCCTGTTGTGGCAATACAATCGTAAAAGAGGCTTATTTAGGCGGATCTGTGTACTACTGTCCCGAATGTCAAAAGATAGATTAAACAGATAAAGCATTAAAGTAGTATCTTTGCATGCCACTTTAAGTACTTATGCCTAAAAACGCTATCGAACCCAAATCGAAGATGTGGAACCTGTGGCATGGCTGTCATAAGCTAAGCGCAGGTTGCCGGCATTGCTACGTTTACCGGGGCGATGCAAAACGGGGTGTTGATAGTAATATCGTTACCAAAACCAAGAACTTCGACCTACCCATACAAAAGAAGCGGAACGGTGAATACAAAATCCCATCCGGTTCGTTGGTCTATACCTGTTTCACTTCCGATTTCTTTGTAGAAGATGCCGATAAGTGGCGCGCGGAAGCATGGGAGATGATACGTCTGCGTAGTGATTTACGGTTTATGATGATTACCAAACGTATCGACCGCTTGCAAGTATCCCTGCCCGATGATTGGGGTGATGGATACGAAAATGTCACTATTTGTTGTACGGTAGAGAATCAAGATCGTGCCGATTACCGCCTACCTATTTATAAAGATGCTCCCATAAAACATAAGATCATTATTTGCGAACCGCTTCTGGAGCGAATAGACTTACATGCCTATGATATCGGTTCGTGGGTTGAACAGGTGGTGGTTGGAGGAGAATCCGGCTACAATGCCCGCCCTTGCAATTTCGATTGGATAATGGAGTTACATCATTTATGCGTAGAACAAAACATTTCTTTCTGGTTCAAGCAAACTGGCGCTAAGTTTATCAAGGATGGGAAATTGTACAACATCAATCGTCGGCTGCAACATGCGCAGGCTCGCAAAGCAGGAATCAATCTATAATTCACTTATACTATAAAAAAGAGAAGATAGAACTTCCCAAGTTTACCCAACTTGGGACATTTGCTTTTTATTGCTTTCCTAAGGTAATAATCCATCAAATCTAACGATCTTAATTATTGACCAATCACTATTTCATATTTTATTTCACTACATCACAATTGATTAGATATTATTTCGAGGAAAATTCACACCCAACTTGGGTAAACTTGTGAAATCAGTTTTTTAATCCTTCCGAACTTTGCATCGAATCAATAAGTTACCATTATGGAAGTGATAACAATAGACAGCAAAGCTTATCAGTCACTAATTGATAAGATAGAACGAATCGCCGAATACGTTGTAAAGAAAGAAGATGGCAGTGGAAATTCTGATAGAGAAATTTGGTTAGACAGTCACGAGTTAGCCAACCTGTTAAAAATTAGTACAAAGACACTTCAGCGACTTCGCAAAGACAAACTGATAAGT
This genomic window contains:
- a CDS encoding aminopeptidase YwaD (product_source=KO:K19701; cath_funfam=3.40.630.10; cog=COG4882; ko=KO:K19701; pfam=PF04389; superfamily=53187) codes for the protein MDKKALTEKAKSHLQVLCSEIGERRVGSEKNRKATAYAKRVLDDLGWITESTELSVIDWKTDGATLICNGESFEVFSSEYSLGCSVKGELIAMNTIEQLEQTDIKDKIVLLYGDIASQQIAPKNFPFWNPEEHQHIVSLLEKGNPQALICATERNAISAGGVYPFPLFEDGDFDIPSVYIKDTEGEKLLIYAGQTVELESKAIRIPETAFNVIARNNTESKNRIVITAHIDTKIGTPGAIDNGTGVTIVLLLAELLKEYSFKYPIELVIFNGEDYYGAPGQVKYMKQNTGTFSDILLNINIDGAGYKEGLSCFSVFDLPENLLDTLHEVLWDTPEIVEGLPWYQGDHSMFLQNGCPAIAVSSQWFIENFETQELTHTPKDNLSVVNYERVAECALGIAELIRKL
- a CDS encoding AraC family transcriptional regulator (product_source=KO:K13652; cath_funfam=1.10.10.60,3.20.80.10; cog=COG2207,COG3449; ko=KO:K13652; pfam=PF06445,PF12674,PF12833; smart=SM00342,SM00871; superfamily=46689,55136); the encoded protein is MNQVDQQYCQSCGMPLRFDVEEYLGTNPDHSHSDEYCYYCLKDGEYTVDIPMDEMVDIWVKYTDKYNWYSNTNYTPLELRTLLNKRLPTLKRWRQKEETANIHHETINRIRTHIDHNLFSELNPERLAVIANLSFFHFRRVFQHVTGENIGTYIQRLRLEYIAHLLIVTNQSINDIQQQTNYHTKFSLAKAFKKHFGISMSEYRARYYSKENQYLPDDLLKVNIKRINTQKAICLDVHGAFRNEQSYQHIWQQLTHYREKHLPKTKDSFFISISRDNPQVTSADLRRLYIGIITGEGIKPEGKFFLQELSGGMYAAFIHKGSYSHLPEVYKSIYEQWLPSSRYIQKSPQSFEVYLNTPDEVIEENLITEIYIPIDNK
- a CDS encoding effector-binding domain-containing protein (product_source=COG4978; cog=COG4978; pfam=PF06445; smart=SM00871; superfamily=55136), which translates into the protein MAKFTDIMLLQQPQQHALVIERQGDMATFGKLIADGFAEISAYLKEEGELPSDIPCVEYPAFNEMTENNIRMVISCYTSKPFAGKGDIQSIIIPERKVVACLYKGSYEEQAKLYNEMMEWIKENGFEGTGSSIEHYYTAPEVPQEEQITRIIMPLC
- a CDS encoding formamidopyrimidine-DNA glycosylase (product_source=KO:K10563; cath_funfam=1.10.8.50,3.20.190.10; cog=COG0266; ko=KO:K10563; pfam=PF06831; smart=SM01232; superfamily=46946,57716,81624), which gives rise to MLELPEVITLSRQANDTLKGKRITQVFNATKPHKFTFYNSNPLEYGKLLTGKTILSSQGYGMFVDFLLSDQVMMNIGDGVNVRYYEPGSKIPANYQLLLTFDDESFLVFSVAMYGFINAYPDGTIDNKYYTLSKGSISPLSDQYTPTQFEKLFSEAKKTLSAKALLATEQRIPGVGNGVTQDILFNARINPKQKVLTLSDPQKETLFNSLKDTLQEMTFEGGRDTQTDLYGNNGNYQTILSAKTWKNGCPCCGNTIVKEAYLGGSVYYCPECQKID
- a CDS encoding protein gp37 (product_source=COG4422; cog=COG4422; pfam=PF07505): MPKNAIEPKSKMWNLWHGCHKLSAGCRHCYVYRGDAKRGVDSNIVTKTKNFDLPIQKKRNGEYKIPSGSLVYTCFTSDFFVEDADKWRAEAWEMIRLRSDLRFMMITKRIDRLQVSLPDDWGDGYENVTICCTVENQDRADYRLPIYKDAPIKHKIIICEPLLERIDLHAYDIGSWVEQVVVGGESGYNARPCNFDWIMELHHLCVEQNISFWFKQTGAKFIKDGKLYNINRRLQHAQARKAGINL
- a CDS encoding hypothetical protein (product_source=Hypo-rule applied; pfam=PF12728; superfamily=46955) gives rise to the protein MEVITIDSKAYQSLIDKIERIAEYVVKKEDGSGNSDREIWLDSHELANLLKISTKTLQRLRKDKLISYTILRGRCLYKLSEIERGLNERLISCDPQTLDEFRKNYLLENGFK